A region from the Sutcliffiella horikoshii genome encodes:
- a CDS encoding McrB family protein: protein MNKVWENDLVGVLADVDQSELLYRDSILINKQDSLQFFVRIISQPAESFPNVKAVTGFYSDLEKWGFEDDYLQPEFIRKEKLREWLDDRLLIFKVEKRIRYNHEEVYNMFGVRVMPKLPSYEKDLKLIPVPIFSKKVNGMEQGEFISRLVEKKFVGRIAEVSHEANDTPPIVLWKEETDEDEQFSVYGVFEKHQYAHGGFNFELRDELKKVDLEEEWLDECYLTDESPNVAFVPIGNYQELLNRLEEQEAVEVASESARENYSQETGSGSSSIEQQTSPEIQSSRQEVAVSVMEKPSSEINVSVPKENEKEQEFLELLYSHTQDAGLIYRKENLINFHTSMKSSSLVILSGMSGTGKTKLVELYSQSLGLKGEQLTVIPVSPSWTSDSDLIGYADTLNMVYRPGDSGLINALRKAEDDKDKLYMICFDEMNLARVEHYFSQFLSILEMDHGKRVLRLYNDDLESRLYNSAQYPPTIVIRENVLFVGTVNMDESTYHFSDKVLDRANVLSLDVMPFTEMKQLPEKKKGMVARADEVDYDTFESFQYKNRSLSLQDDELALLWEVHQMMQNVNKQVGVGPRIVKQIDQYLGNLPVQEYILREDAFDLQVVQRVLTKVRGSEDQLRELVGRYNREKDTVEGSLIIRLFDRYTNVSIFKESRNVIKQKAKELKYNGYTM from the coding sequence ATGAATAAGGTTTGGGAGAATGACTTAGTTGGTGTGTTGGCAGATGTGGATCAGAGTGAGCTGCTTTACAGGGATTCCATTTTAATAAATAAGCAGGATAGTCTCCAGTTTTTTGTCCGAATCATTTCGCAGCCTGCCGAAAGCTTTCCGAATGTCAAAGCGGTGACTGGATTCTATTCAGATTTGGAGAAATGGGGATTTGAAGATGATTATTTGCAGCCGGAATTTATCCGAAAAGAAAAATTGCGGGAATGGCTGGATGACCGGCTGTTAATTTTCAAGGTGGAGAAACGCATCCGTTACAATCATGAAGAAGTATATAACATGTTCGGCGTGCGGGTGATGCCAAAGCTTCCTAGCTATGAAAAGGACTTAAAGCTGATCCCAGTTCCTATTTTCAGCAAAAAAGTAAATGGAATGGAGCAGGGGGAATTTATTTCAAGGCTTGTGGAGAAGAAATTTGTCGGCCGTATTGCAGAAGTGTCACATGAGGCGAACGATACTCCTCCCATTGTGCTTTGGAAAGAAGAAACGGACGAGGACGAACAGTTCTCTGTGTACGGTGTTTTTGAAAAGCACCAGTATGCACATGGTGGTTTCAACTTTGAATTGCGGGATGAGTTGAAGAAGGTTGATTTGGAAGAAGAGTGGCTGGATGAGTGCTACCTTACGGATGAAAGTCCAAACGTTGCATTTGTGCCGATTGGCAACTATCAGGAGTTATTGAATCGTTTAGAAGAACAAGAGGCGGTAGAGGTAGCTAGCGAGTCTGCTCGAGAAAACTACTCTCAAGAGACAGGGAGCGGATCATCTTCCATAGAGCAGCAAACCTCCCCGGAAATTCAAAGCAGCAGGCAAGAGGTTGCCGTTTCGGTTATGGAAAAACCCTCAAGCGAAATTAACGTATCTGTTCCAAAGGAAAACGAAAAGGAACAGGAGTTTTTGGAGCTTCTATACAGTCACACACAGGATGCGGGACTCATTTATCGGAAAGAGAATCTCATCAATTTTCATACTTCCATGAAGTCGTCCTCACTTGTTATCTTGTCTGGGATGAGCGGAACGGGGAAAACGAAGCTGGTGGAGTTATATAGTCAGTCACTTGGTTTAAAAGGAGAGCAGCTTACGGTCATACCGGTAAGTCCGTCCTGGACGTCGGATTCAGATTTGATCGGCTATGCGGACACGCTGAACATGGTGTACCGTCCAGGGGATTCGGGATTGATCAATGCCCTTCGAAAGGCGGAAGATGATAAGGATAAACTATATATGATCTGCTTTGATGAGATGAACTTGGCAAGGGTGGAGCACTATTTTTCTCAGTTCTTATCGATTTTGGAGATGGATCATGGGAAGCGTGTTTTGAGGTTGTATAACGATGATTTGGAGAGCAGGCTGTATAATTCCGCTCAATATCCGCCGACCATCGTTATCAGGGAGAACGTCTTGTTTGTCGGAACCGTCAATATGGATGAGTCGACCTATCATTTTTCCGATAAAGTGTTGGACCGTGCGAATGTGTTGTCTCTAGATGTGATGCCGTTCACGGAGATGAAACAGCTGCCCGAAAAGAAAAAAGGGATGGTCGCGCGGGCAGATGAAGTCGATTATGACACCTTTGAATCTTTTCAGTATAAAAATAGGAGTTTAAGCCTTCAGGATGATGAGCTTGCATTGTTGTGGGAGGTTCACCAAATGATGCAGAATGTGAACAAACAGGTCGGAGTGGGTCCGCGCATTGTGAAGCAGATTGATCAGTATTTAGGCAATCTACCGGTGCAGGAATATATTTTACGTGAGGATGCCTTTGACCTCCAAGTTGTCCAGCGTGTTCTGACGAAGGTGAGAGGGTCCGAAGATCAGCTTAGGGAATTGGTTGGACGCTACAACCGTGAAAAGGATACCGTGGAAGGCAGTTTGATTATTAGGTTATTTGACCGCTATACAAATGTATCGATTTTTAAGGAAAGCAGAAATGTCATCAAACAAAAAGCGAAAGAGCTGAAATATAATGGATACACCATGTAG